From Micromonospora echinospora:
GTTGGTGCGCCGTGGCGTCGACGTGCTCGCGCTCGGCGTCAGCCTGGTCTTCGCCGGCTGGATGCTGCTGCCGGGCGGCCCGGTCCGGGCCGTCGCCGGGATCGCCGCGTCGGGCGGCGCGGTGCTGCTGGCCGTACTCGTGGTGGCGGCCCTCGCCGAACGCCGCCGCCGGCCGGGTGCCGCGGGCTGCCACGCCGGGGCGGCGCTGACGCTCGGCGGGCTGACGCTGCTGGTGGTGCTGCTGGCGTACGACGCGCCGGAACGGGCGCTGCCGGTGGTCGCGGCGCCGCTGCTGGCGGGAGCGCTGCTCACCGTCGCCGGCCTGCGGCGCGCCTGGGCGGGGGAGCGGCCGGGCCGGGACCTGGCGCCGGCCGCCTGGCCCCGCCTGACCGCGCCAGCCGGGATCGCCGCGCTGGCCGCCGGTGTCCACCTGTGCGCGGTGGGGGAGTTCAGCACCGGCGCGATGGCCCTGGGCCTGGCGGTCATTCCGCCGATCATGGCGGGGGAACTGCTCGCCGCCGCGGACCAGCGTCGCCGGGTGCAACGGCTCGCGGCCCGTGAGGCGTGGTTGCGGCGCCGGCTCGGACCGGACGCCCGGGCCGCCGAGCCCGCGCCGTTGACCCGCGCGGATCTGGTCCGGGCGATGGCGCAGCGCAGCGGCGGCGCCCTGCTCGTGGTCGACCTGCACGGCGAGGGCGCCGCCGTGCCGGAGGGACCGGTCCTCACCGAGGTCGCGCGTCGGCTCCGGGCCGGCGCCGAGACGCGTGATCTGGTCGTCCGGCTCGGCGACACCGAGTACGCGATCCTCACCGACCTCGGGCCGGTGCTCGCGTACGCGCTCGGCACGCGGCTGCTGGCAGCGCTGACCGAGCCGTACCCGCGGCCGTGCGGGGCGGCCCGGGTGCGGGTGAGCGTCGGGCTGGCCGAGACCAGCGGCGGCGAACCGGAGGACGTGTTGCGCCAGGCCGACCTGGCCCGCCGCCGGGCGGTGCAGCTCGGCCGGGACCGGGTCGAGTGGTACGACGCCTATCTGGAGGAGCAACTGGTCCGGCGCCTGGATCTGGAACGGGAGCTGCCCGGGGCGGTGGCGCGCGGTGAGCTGGACCTGGTCTACCAGCCGGTGGTGGCGCTCGCGGAGCGGGTGCCGGTCGGCACCGAGGCGTTGCTGCGCTGGCGCAGTCCCACGCTGGGCACCGTGCTGCCGGCGGAGTTGCTGCCGGTGGCGACCGACCTCGATCTGGTCGGCGAGATCGGGCGCTGGGTGGTGGACCGCGCCTGCCGCCAGCTCGCCGCGTGGTCGGAGGGGGGCCGGGAGCTGTGGATGGCGGTGAACGTGACGCCGCGCGAGCTGGCCGCGCCGGACTTCGTCGCCCGCACCGCTACCGCGCTCGCCGCGTACGACGTGTCGCCGGAGCGGCTGGTGGTGGAGGTGGCCGAGCCGGGGGTCAGCGCCGAGTTGTCCACCGTGGTGGCCCGGCTCGCCGGGCTCCGCTCGATCGGCGTGCGGACCGCGCTCGACGACTTCCGCGCCGAGCACGCCTCGCTCGCCCAGCTCCGCCGCCTGCCGATCGACCTGCTCAAGGTGGGCCCGCACCTGGTCGGGCCGGGTGGGGACGGGCAGCGTCCGTTGATCGACGTGGTGGCGAACCTGGCCGACCGGCTCGGTGTGGAGCTGGTGGTCGAGGAGCTGGAGTCGGAGGGGCAGGTGGCCGGGGCACGGCGGGCCGGCTGCCGGTACGGGCAGGGCTTCGCGCTGGCCCGGCCGGCGACCGCCGAGCGGGTCGAGGCGTGGTTCGAGGAGTTCCCGTCCGCCGCCCGATGAGCTGAACCGGTTCAGCGCTCCGTACGAGGTGGTGCGGTGCTGCCGCGCGGCGTGAGGTGCGCGGTCTCGTCCTGGACCACGGCGGCCGGCTCGCCGGCGATCACCGCCAGGAGTTGCCGGGCGGCGTGCGCGCCGTACGCCGGGATGTCCCGGCCCAGCGCGGTCAGCGGCGGGTGCACCAGCCGGCAGAGCGGCGAGTCGTCCCAGGCCACGATGGACAGGTCGCCGGGGACGGTCAGGCCCATCTCCTGGGCCACCGAGAGCCCGGCGATCGCCATCACGTCGTTGTCGTAGATGACGGCTGTCGGCCGGGCGGCGGAGCTGAGCAGCCGCCGGGTGGCCCGCGCGCCCTCCTCGCCGGTGTAGTCGGACCAGACCGTCTGCGCCTCGTCCAGCCCGAGCCGCCGGCA
This genomic window contains:
- a CDS encoding GGDEF domain-containing protein, with translation MPVPPPAGPRRRPPLSDVAVSLTGAVFLLAGVAGLLPGPAAAALAVAGGSALACVRLAWLAGGALPAAPSDLTPNVPPTVDARTTESPARSAGTGPPEHRHAASPARPAGHRHAASPGVPPERRDGTAPGVTTGRQARRVALSRRVAAILDAAVLVAGLTVAVLPLSDPAHRLPIALTGLCLTTPLYVTALLRLPGRSRMSGPELVRRGVDVLALGVSLVFAGWMLLPGGPVRAVAGIAASGGAVLLAVLVVAALAERRRRPGAAGCHAGAALTLGGLTLLVVLLAYDAPERALPVVAAPLLAGALLTVAGLRRAWAGERPGRDLAPAAWPRLTAPAGIAALAAGVHLCAVGEFSTGAMALGLAVIPPIMAGELLAAADQRRRVQRLAAREAWLRRRLGPDARAAEPAPLTRADLVRAMAQRSGGALLVVDLHGEGAAVPEGPVLTEVARRLRAGAETRDLVVRLGDTEYAILTDLGPVLAYALGTRLLAALTEPYPRPCGAARVRVSVGLAETSGGEPEDVLRQADLARRRAVQLGRDRVEWYDAYLEEQLVRRLDLERELPGAVARGELDLVYQPVVALAERVPVGTEALLRWRSPTLGTVLPAELLPVATDLDLVGEIGRWVVDRACRQLAAWSEGGRELWMAVNVTPRELAAPDFVARTATALAAYDVSPERLVVEVAEPGVSAELSTVVARLAGLRSIGVRTALDDFRAEHASLAQLRRLPIDLLKVGPHLVGPGGDGQRPLIDVVANLADRLGVELVVEELESEGQVAGARRAGCRYGQGFALARPATAERVEAWFEEFPSAAR